From the Streptomyces sp. NBC_00390 genome, the window CAAGCAGGACGGGGTCGCGGACGCGGTCGGCGGGCTGAGCCTGCGCGTGATGAAGGTCAACGGGCAGTTCAAGCGGGGCGAGGCGCAGGTGATGCCGGCGCAGCCGGGCGGTTCCGGCAGAGGGACCGGCGGGAGCGGCGGCGGGGCCGTGCGCGGGGGCGGGGCGGCGTTCGACGTCGACTCGTACACCGTGTACGGAACGGATGTCTCGCATCAGGGGCTCGGCCCGCTGACGTCCTCGAAGATCACCTCGGGGCGGACGTTCAAGGAGAGCGAGAGCGACGCCAAGGTGGCCGTGGCCGACAGTGCGTACGCCAAGGAGAAGAAGCTCGCGGTCGGCGACAAGCTCACCGTCTCCGGGACGAAGTACGAGATCGTCGGCATCGCGACGGCGGACAGCGGGGACGCGGCGGCCAATGTCTATCTGCCGCTGAAGCAGGCGCAGACGCTCGCCGACGCGAAGAACAAGGTGACGACGGTCTATGTGCAGGCGTCCGACTCGCAGCGGATCGACGGCGTCAAGCAGACCATCCGGAAGAACATCCCAGGGACGACGGTGACGACGTCCGCGGACCTCGCCGAAACGGTCTCCGGATCCCTGTCGACCGCGTCCGACCTGGCGTCGGGTGTCGGCAGGTGGCTGTCGATCGTGGTGCTGGCGGCGGCGTTCCTGGTGGCGGGGCTGCTGACGTCGGCGGCGGTGAGCCGGCGGGTGCGGGAGTTCGGCACGCTCAAGGCGCTGGGCTGGAAGAGCGGCCGGGTCACCCGCCAGGTCGCCGGTGAGGCACTGGTCAACGGGCTGGTCGGCGGGGCGCTCGGGATCGGTCTGGGGCTGGCGGGGGCGTGGCTGATCACGACGTTCAGCCCGACGCTGACCGCGGAACTGGGCGGCGGGCTCGGCGGTGGCGGCGCGGCGGGCGGCGGCCGGGTCGCCTTCGGTGGCGGCCCGGGCGGGCCCGGCCAGGAGACGGCGGGCCGCGCCCTGGACATCGCGCTGAGCGCGCCGGTCTCGCTCATGACCATCGCACTGGCGGTCGCGCTCGCCGTGGCGGGCGGGCTGGTGGCGGGCGGTTTCGGCGGGTGGCGTGCGTCGCGGCTGCGGCCGGCGGATGCGCTGCGCCGCGTCGAGTAGCCGACGCACTCACGTACTCACTCACGTACAACAGGAGTTGAAGATGTATGAGCTCAGTGGCGTCACCAAGCGCTACCGGCGGGGCAAGGAGTCGGTGACCGCGCTGGACGGCGTGGACCTGACGATCGAGGACGGCGGGCGGCTGGTGATCCAGGGCCCGACAGGCGGCGGCAAGTCGACGCTGCTCCAGATGCTGGGCGGGCTGGACCGGCCGACGCAGGGGAGCGTCGTCCTGGACGGGACGGATCTCGCGACGCTGCCGGAGGCGAGGCTCACGAGGGTCCGGGCGGAGAAGATCGGCTTCGTGTTCCAGAGCTTCAACCTGATCCCGACACTGACGGCGCAGGAGAACGTCGAGACGGCGCTCGTGCCGCTGGGGCTGCGGGCCAAGGAGCGGCGTTCCCGGGCGGCGGAGGCGCTGGGGTCGGTGGGCCTGGGAGAGCGCGGAGGCCATCTGCCCGGCGAGCTGTCGGGCGGGCAGCAGCAGCGGGTGGCGATCGCGCGGGCACTGGTGAAGAGGCCGGCGGTGCTGCTGGCGGACGAGCCGACGGGGAACCTCGACGAGTCGATGCGGGACGAGGTGATGGAGGTGCTGGAGGGGTTGTGGCGGGAGCACGCGTTCACGTTCGTGCTGGTCACGCATGATTCGACGCTGGCGCGGAAGGCGACGAGGCTGGCGACGATCAAGAAGGGGCGGGTGTCGGTGACGGAGGGAGCGGGAGCGGGGGCGGGGGCGGCGTAGCCGCCGTGGTCCGGGTGGGAGCGGGGGGCGTGCGCTGCCGGGGGCACGTCCCCCGGCCCCGTGCCTGGCCCGGACCGAGGGCGCCGCGCCTCTGAAGGGCTTTGCACCGGACCTCGCGTCTCGATCCCCCCGGACTCCGTCCGGGAACCCCCAGCCGCTGCATTGCTCGCCCGCACCCCCGACCACCACCCCAGGGCGGCCTGCATCCCCCTCCGCCCTGCCCGGACCCGGGCGCGGCGCCGCTGCGGGGCTCCGCCCCGGACCCCGCGTACGGCGGAGCGGGCGGCATGCGGGCCGGGGCCCGCCCCGCGGGGGTAGCCGCCCCCTGTCAGGCCTGGCCCGACGCCGTCAGTGCCGCGCGCAGGTGGCCCGCGCTCTCCTTCAGCAGGCGCGACGCCGTCTCCGCGTCCACCCCGGCCAGCAGCGTCAGGATCGCGTTCTTGACCTCGCCGTCCGTCGCGGCCAGTGCCGATTCGATCTCCGCGTCCGTCGCGCCCGTCGCCAGCGACACGATGTGGCGGGAGCGGGCGCGCAGCTTGTCGTTGGAGGCGCGGACGTCGACCATCAGGTTTCCGTACGTCTTGCCGAGGCGGATCATCGTGATCGTCGAGATCATGTTGAGGACCAGCTTCTGTGCCGTCCCCGCCTTCAACCGGGTGGATCCGGTGAGCAGTTCGGGGCCGACGACCACCTCGATGGGGTGGTCCGCCGCCGCGCCCAGCGCACTGTCCGCGTTGCAGGACAGCCCGATCGTCAGCGCGCCCAGCGCACGGGCGTGCTCCACCGCGCCGATGGCGTACGGCGTGCGGCCCGACGCCGAGATGCCGAGCACGGTGTCGTCCGCCGTGAGCTTCAGCTCGTCCAGGTCCGCCGCCGCCAGCTCCTTGCTGTCCTCCGCGCCCTCGGACGCCTTGACCATGGCCGTCGGGCCGCCCGCGATCAGGCCGACGACCTCCGACGGGTCGGTGTTGAACGTGGGCGGGCACTCGCTCGCGTCCAGCACGCCCAGGCGGCCCGCCGTGCCCGCGCCCGCGTAGATCAGCCGGCCACCGCGGGACATGCGCTCGGCGGTCCCGTCGATCGCGGCGGCGATGGCGGGAAGCTGCGCGGCCACCGAGGCGGGCACGGTCGCGTCCTCGGCGTTCATGATCCGTGCGATCTCGAGCGTCGGGAGCCGGTCGATGTCGGCGAGCTCGGGACGGAACGCCTCGGTGGTGAGGGCGGCCAGCTGGGCGCGGAGTTCGTCGTACCTGGAGGGCATGTGGGGCGGCTCTGCTTTCTCGGTCCGGGTGCGGAGGATTCAGCGCGTGCGCGGGCTGTGGCGGTGCGCCAGAGCCTCGTACGACGCGGCGAGGGCGGGGGCCGCCGTCTCGTACGTACGCTGTGCCACGCCTATGAACAGGCAGTCCACAACGAGCAGTTGGCTGGTGCGCGAGGACATCGCCGCCGGCCGCAGCTCGCTCTCGCGGGCGGTGGAGGTGGTCAGTACATGGTCGGCGTACTGCGTCACGGGGCCGTCCGGGCGGCCGGTGATCGCGACCGTCGTCGCCCCCCGGTCGAAGGCGACCCGCAGCGGCTCGATCACGTCGCCGGTGGAGCCGGAGTGGGTGATCGCGATGGCGACGTCGCCGGAACGGAGCTGCACCGCATTCGTCACGGCGAGGTGCGGGTCGGTGTGGGCGTGCGCGATCAGTCCGATGCGCAGGAGTTTCTGGGCGAGGTCCAGGCCGACCAGGGAGGACGCACCCACCCCGTAGATGTCGATGCGGCGTGCGGTCGACGCGGCGGCGACGGCCGCGCCGAGCTGCACGGTGTCCAGACCGGCGGCGGTGTCGGCGAGGGTCTGCTGCTCGTCGTACGCCAGCTTGGTGACGACGTCGGCGATCGGGTCGTCGACCGCGACGTCCGCCGTGACGGACGGGGCGCGGCCGGACTGCTGGTGGGCGGCGAGACCGGCGAGCGCCAGGCGCAGGTCGCGGTAGCCGGGATAGCCGAGCAGCCGGGCGGTGCGGACCACGGTCGCCTCGCTGGTGCCCGTGAGCTCGGCGAGACCGGTGACCGTGAGGGCCGCGCAGCCTGCCGGGTCGTCGGCGACGGCTTCGGCGACCCGCTGCATGGAGCGGGTCATGGACGGCGAGAGCGTGCGCACCTTGGCCGCGAGGGCTGCGGGGGCCGGTGGTGCCTCCCCTTTGAAAATTTCCTTCACTGGATTGGTCACATCTGAAAGATATTTTCGAATTTCGGGTGCCGTCAAGACCCCCTGGTCCTGGAGACGCGGTCCCGGGTGACAATGGCTTCATGGACGGCACGAAATCCCTCGAGCAGGCCCTGCATGCCGCACGTGCGCTGGTGCTCGCCGATCTGGCCGCCCGTGACGTGGCCGAGGCCGATGTCGTCTCCCTCGTCGAGGACGCGGTGGCACACCGCCGTTGGTGGGTCGAGCAGTGGCCCGAGGGCATCGAGTACGTCGCCGGCCTGATCGCCCAGGACGTCCAGGACGCTCTGCTGGAGCGGTACGGGCGGTGGCCGCTGTGCCCGGTGTGCGACGCGGGCGACCCGCACGCGCTCGACGTGGAACCTGAGCTGGGGCCGGACCCGCACTGGGTGTGCGGCAAGGCGGGTGTGGTCGTGGCGCCCGTCGGGGCACTGTGGTGACGGCGGGCGGGGCGGCATGAGCGGCGGCGGACCGCGGTGACGGTCTATATCGACCCGCCGACCTGGCCGGGGCACGGTCGCATGTGGTCCCACATGGTCAGCGATGTGTCGTTCGAGGAGCTGCACGCGTTCGCGGCGGGGATCGGCTGCCCGCCGCGCGCCTTCGAACGCGACCACTACGACGTCCCGTCGCACAGGTACGGGGACGCGGTGGCGGCGGGCGCGGTCGAGATCGGCTCCAAGGAGCTCGTACGCCGTATCACGGTCGCGGGGCTTCGCAGGCCCAAGAACCGTCCCGCGTAAGAGGCGTCGCGGTGATCAGCCCGGGAACGCCGAGGTGTCCAGAACGGCGTCGAACGGCTCGGGCAGCTTGACCTGATCACCGAACGGCACCCGCTCGGCGTGCTTGTACGCACCGTTCTGCGGCTGGGTGAACAGAGTCGCCGTGGGGCCGTGCTCGTCGAACCGGTCGATCAGCAGGTACGTGGGCACGGGCGCGTGCGCGTAGGCCCAGAGCTTCTTGGTCCGATCGTCCTTGGCGTTGCTCTTCGACGTGATCTCGACGACGAGCAGCGCCTCTGCCGCGTCCACCGGGTCGTTCGTCTCCGGTGCGACGGCGGCGATCACCTCTGTCGGCATCACGACCAGGTCAGGTACATAGAGCTTGTCGAGCGGCGCGATGTGGATGCCGAGCGTCTGATACACCTCGAGTTCGTCGGGCAGGCTCCGGTAGAGCACTCGCTGCACCTTGGCGGCGATGCCGTTGTGGTGCGCATGGGGCGGTGGTACCAAGACGATCTGCCCTTCGTCGATCTCCGCGCGCCACCCCTCGGGCACGTCCAGCTCGCGCCATGCCTGCAGGAGGTCGTCCCACTGGCGGCGGCGAGGCGTCTGGGCGTTCTCGGCCATCGCGGCGGTCATCGCGACTCC encodes:
- a CDS encoding DUF4031 domain-containing protein, whose product is MTVYIDPPTWPGHGRMWSHMVSDVSFEELHAFAAGIGCPPRAFERDHYDVPSHRYGDAVAAGAVEIGSKELVRRITVAGLRRPKNRPA
- a CDS encoding ABC transporter ATP-binding protein: MYELSGVTKRYRRGKESVTALDGVDLTIEDGGRLVIQGPTGGGKSTLLQMLGGLDRPTQGSVVLDGTDLATLPEARLTRVRAEKIGFVFQSFNLIPTLTAQENVETALVPLGLRAKERRSRAAEALGSVGLGERGGHLPGELSGGQQQRVAIARALVKRPAVLLADEPTGNLDESMRDEVMEVLEGLWREHAFTFVLVTHDSTLARKATRLATIKKGRVSVTEGAGAGAGAA
- a CDS encoding MurR/RpiR family transcriptional regulator, which encodes MTNPVKEIFKGEAPPAPAALAAKVRTLSPSMTRSMQRVAEAVADDPAGCAALTVTGLAELTGTSEATVVRTARLLGYPGYRDLRLALAGLAAHQQSGRAPSVTADVAVDDPIADVVTKLAYDEQQTLADTAAGLDTVQLGAAVAAASTARRIDIYGVGASSLVGLDLAQKLLRIGLIAHAHTDPHLAVTNAVQLRSGDVAIAITHSGSTGDVIEPLRVAFDRGATTVAITGRPDGPVTQYADHVLTTSTARESELRPAAMSSRTSQLLVVDCLFIGVAQRTYETAAPALAASYEALAHRHSPRTR
- the murQ gene encoding N-acetylmuramic acid 6-phosphate etherase; the protein is MPSRYDELRAQLAALTTEAFRPELADIDRLPTLEIARIMNAEDATVPASVAAQLPAIAAAIDGTAERMSRGGRLIYAGAGTAGRLGVLDASECPPTFNTDPSEVVGLIAGGPTAMVKASEGAEDSKELAAADLDELKLTADDTVLGISASGRTPYAIGAVEHARALGALTIGLSCNADSALGAAADHPIEVVVGPELLTGSTRLKAGTAQKLVLNMISTITMIRLGKTYGNLMVDVRASNDKLRARSRHIVSLATGATDAEIESALAATDGEVKNAILTLLAGVDAETASRLLKESAGHLRAALTASGQA
- a CDS encoding ABC transporter permease, yielding MFFTYLRRELRRRRKAALVVASGLALGIALVIVVNSVSSGMNRAQDKVLESLYGLGTDMTVTKAASPPGEGETARRPRFEFDAKDNDDDAEQSQDLVMVQGFETLAASTVDKVGKQDGVADAVGGLSLRVMKVNGQFKRGEAQVMPAQPGGSGRGTGGSGGGAVRGGGAAFDVDSYTVYGTDVSHQGLGPLTSSKITSGRTFKESESDAKVAVADSAYAKEKKLAVGDKLTVSGTKYEIVGIATADSGDAAANVYLPLKQAQTLADAKNKVTTVYVQASDSQRIDGVKQTIRKNIPGTTVTTSADLAETVSGSLSTASDLASGVGRWLSIVVLAAAFLVAGLLTSAAVSRRVREFGTLKALGWKSGRVTRQVAGEALVNGLVGGALGIGLGLAGAWLITTFSPTLTAELGGGLGGGGAAGGGRVAFGGGPGGPGQETAGRALDIALSAPVSLMTIALAVALAVAGGLVAGGFGGWRASRLRPADALRRVE
- a CDS encoding Uma2 family endonuclease; this translates as MTAAMAENAQTPRRRQWDDLLQAWRELDVPEGWRAEIDEGQIVLVPPPHAHHNGIAAKVQRVLYRSLPDELEVYQTLGIHIAPLDKLYVPDLVVMPTEVIAAVAPETNDPVDAAEALLVVEITSKSNAKDDRTKKLWAYAHAPVPTYLLIDRFDEHGPTATLFTQPQNGAYKHAERVPFGDQVKLPEPFDAVLDTSAFPG